GGAGCTCGAGGTGCCGGTCATCGCGCTCTCGCAGCTGAACCGTGGCCCCGAGCAGCGGACCGACAAGAAGCCGATGGTCTCCGACCTGCGTGAATCCGGATCGATCGAGCAGGACGCGGACATGGTGATCCTGCTCCACCGCGAGGATGCGTACGAGAAGGAGTCGCCGCGCGCGGGCGAGGCGGACATCATCGTGGGCAAGCACCGTAATGGTCCGACGGCGACGATCACGGTCGCCTTCCAGGGCCACTACTCGCGCTTCGTGGACATGGCGCAGACCTAGACCGGCCGTGCGGTGAGCGAGGCGGCCAGCGCTCTGACGACCTCGGAGGCCATCACCGCCTGGCCCGCCGTGGCGAAGTGGATGCCGTCGGCGCTGAGCAGGCCGGGCCGGGAGTTCACCGGGTGGTCCCACATGTCGACGAGTACGGCGCCGTGTTCGGCGGCCAGTCGGCGAGTGAGGTCGTTGAGCCGGCGGACCCGCTCCTGCCAGTCCGGGAAGTGCGGGAGCTGGAAGGCGCTGCCCAGGGTGAAGACCGTCAGGCGGGCGCCGGTGCCTGTGGCGAGTTCGTACACGCACCGGAGCGTCCGCTCGATCTGCGGGAAGTCGGGGTCGGGACGGAACAGGTCGTTCGCGCCGCTCGGCAGGTGGATCAGGTCGGGGCGGTACGTGATTACCCGGTCGGTCTGTGTCCTCAGCGCCCTGACGGTCGTCGCTCCGACCTCGGCGGTGTTGAGGTAGGCCAGGCCGGGATGGATGCGGCGCAGGATGTCCGCGAGGCGGTCGGGCCAGCCCAGGTTCGCGTAGCCGGGGCTCGGGTCGCCGGTGCCTGCCGAGAGGCTGTCGCCGAGGACGGCGAACCGGTGCCAGGGGGCGTCGTGGAGAAGCTCGGCGGCGCTCGCGGGCGACAGGCAGTAGGGGTCGGTCTCTTCGGTGAGGGAGGGCGCTGTTGCTGTCATAAACAAAACGTACGACCGGTCGTACTTCTATGGCAAGGCATGGCAGGATGGGGACATGACCGAGCTGGGGACAACCGACCGGCGCCTGCTGCGCGGTGCGCAGAC
The sequence above is drawn from the Streptomyces sp. NBC_01465 genome and encodes:
- a CDS encoding SGNH/GDSL hydrolase family protein, whose amino-acid sequence is MTATAPSLTEETDPYCLSPASAAELLHDAPWHRFAVLGDSLSAGTGDPSPGYANLGWPDRLADILRRIHPGLAYLNTAEVGATTVRALRTQTDRVITYRPDLIHLPSGANDLFRPDPDFPQIERTLRCVYELATGTGARLTVFTLGSAFQLPHFPDWQERVRRLNDLTRRLAAEHGAVLVDMWDHPVNSRPGLLSADGIHFATAGQAVMASEVVRALAASLTARPV